A portion of the Lolium rigidum isolate FL_2022 chromosome 1, APGP_CSIRO_Lrig_0.1, whole genome shotgun sequence genome contains these proteins:
- the LOC124699208 gene encoding indole-3-glycerol phosphate synthase, chloroplastic-like, with the protein MEAILGSPKLRASPLSPAAARSSLPSRVRALVPAAATRPRPLRSGPKSTVRALARDEMLNAAALEDAKAVNDAAASQGIRIRRHCRPTASMEEVEEVMGAPRNILEKIIWDKEIEVAQGLARNPLKEVIESAGKAPPTRDFYGALAAAYKRNGVPALIAEVKKASPSRGVLRENFDPVEIARAYEKHGAACLSILTDEKYFQGSFENLQKVRKAEVKCPLLCKEFVIDEWQIYYARSIGADAVLLIAAVLTDLDLKYFLKICNELGLTALIEVHDEREMERVLKIDGVQLIGINNRSLETFIVDTSNTKTLLEKHGDAIREKGILVVGESGLFNPDDVAYVQNAGVSAVLVGESLVKQEDPGRAIAGLFGKELLH; encoded by the exons ATGGAAGCCATCCTCGGCTCGCCAAAGCTCAGAGCTTCTCCCttgtcccccgccgccgcccgctcctctCTGCCGTCGCGGGTCCGCGCTCTCGTCCCCGCCGCAGCCACCCGGCCCCGCCCTCTCCGCTCCGGCCCCAAG AGCACCGTTCGAGCGCTGGCGCGGGACGAGATGCTGAACGCGGCGGCGCTGGAGGACGCCAAGGCGGTCAACGACGCCGCGGCCAGCCAGGGGATCCGCAtccgccggcactgccgccccaccGCCTCcatggaggaggtcgaggaggtgaTGGGGGCCCCGCGCAACATCCTCGAGAAGATCATCTGGGACAAGGAGATCGAAGTAGCACAG GGGCTTGCCAGGAATCCTCTAAAGGAGGTGATTGAGTCTGCAGGGAAGGCCCCTCCTACAAGGGACTTCTATGGCGCTTTGGCAGCGGCCTACAAGCGTAATGGGGTGCCGGCATTGATTGCTGAGGTCAAGAAGGCATCACCAAGTAGGGGTGTACTCAGGGAGAACTTCGATCCT GTTGAAATTGCTCGAGCTTATGAAAAGCATGGAGCTGCATGCTTGAGCATCTTGACTGATGAGAAGTACTTTCAG GGAAGTTTTGAGAATCTTCAGAAGGTGCGCAAAGCAGAAGTGAAG TGCCCCCTTCTGTGCAAAGAGTTTGTCATTGATGAATGGCAGATCTATTATGCCCGCTCGATTGGTGCTGATGCAGTTCTGCTAATTGCTGCTGTGTTAACTGATCTCGACTTAAAATACTTCCTCAAGATATGCAATGAGTTGGGACTGACAGCTCTTATTGAG GTTCATGATGAAAGGGAGATGGAGCGTGTGCTGAAGATAGATGGTGTGCAGCTTATTGGCATCAACAACCGCAGCCTTG AAACATTTATAGTGGATACTTCAAACACAAAGACATTGCTGGAGAAGCACGGCGATGCCATCAGAGAGAAGGGAATATTG GTTGTTGGTGAATCAGGGCTATTCAACCCAGATGATGTTGCTTATGTGCAGAATGCTGGCGTCTCCGCT GTTTTGGTAGGAGAATCCTTGGTGAAGCAAGAAGACCCTGGACGAGCCATTGCTGGGCTCTTTGGGAAAGAACTATTGCATTGA
- the LOC124684322 gene encoding uncharacterized protein LOC124684322 yields the protein MEHKPWCEPFLVPLEEEADAAFGVIWMVHFSTRLAALVFSSITGQWQAGASKEWRDLLLGQGKSTVVSPFDPEFHERHYAYGCFYWESTMSQKKELLVLDTCTMEFSISDLPPRKWCALGLAIVEAGEGRFGLFGILDETLAGKFDLCYYTRGNKAEGSSQWQLEKTISLGSGCQHHIKTATGRYLLLGKFGPMRFVGSTPHMDLEYISVDVKTLQRERVCGKSSGFAMSKTWIYTNFPPSLSSPAI from the coding sequence ATGGAACACAAGCCCTGGTGCGAGCCTTTCCTCGTCCCCCTTGAAGAAGAGGCGGACGCTGCATTTGGTGTGATATGGATGGTACATTTCAGTACTAGGTTGGCTGCTTTGGTCTTCTCTTCAATCACTGGACAGTGGCAAGCTGGTGCATCCAAGGAATGGAGGGATTTGCTCCTTGGCCAGGGCAAGTCAACCGTGGTGTCACCGTTCGACCCTGAGTTTCACGAGCGCCATTACGCGTATGGCTGCTTCTACTGGGAGTCCACCATGAGTCAGAAGAAAGAGTTGCTCGTGCTTGACACCTGTACGATGGAGTTCTCCATTTCTGACCTCCCGCCCAGAAAATGGTGTGCGCTAGGTCTAGCCATTGTGGAGGCAGGGGAAGGCAGGTTTGGACTGTTCGGCATCCTTGATGAAACTTTAGCTGGCAAATTTGATCTCTGTTATTACACCAGGGGAAACAAAGCCGAGGGTTCTAGCCAGTGGCAGTTGGAGAAGACAATCTCACTAGGTTCTGGGTGCCAGCATCATATCAAAACTGCAACTGGGAGGTACTTGCTCCTAGGAAAGTTTGGACCCATGCGGTTCGTAGGCTCAACCCCGCATATGGACTTGGAATATATTTCAGTTGATGTCAAGACGTTGCAGCGTGAGAGAGTTTGTGGCAAATCTTCTGGGTTTGCCATGTCCAAGACGTGGATATATACCAACTTCCCGCCATCGTTGTCTTCACCGGCAATATGA